A stretch of the Vitis riparia cultivar Riparia Gloire de Montpellier isolate 1030 chromosome 13, EGFV_Vit.rip_1.0, whole genome shotgun sequence genome encodes the following:
- the LOC117928564 gene encoding LOB domain-containing protein 15 — translation MSRERERFDEIGKKIKRETDAFTQMGRRHMLGPPGTLNSITPCAACKLLRRRCAQECPFSPYFSPHEPQKFASVHKVFGASNVSKMLMEVPESQRADAANSLVYEANVRLRDPVYGCMGAISALQQQVQSLQAELNAVRAEILKYKYREANIIPPSHIALLSSGAVSVAAPPPAQPPAQAPRPPPPPPPIPLPLPLPPNSSSSMYTQPSSSADYSTISSENVSYFG, via the exons ATGTCAAGAGAAAG GGAGAGATTTGATGAGATAGGCAAGAAGATCAAGAGAGAAACCGATGCCTTTACTCAGATGGGAAGAAGACACATGTTGGGGCCTCCCGGAACCCTGAACTCCATCACCCCTTGCGCTGCTTGTAAGCTCTTGAGAAGGAGGTGTGCCCAAGAATGCCCCTTTTCTCCCTACTTCTCTCCCCATGAACCCCAGAAGTTTGCTTCCGTTCACAAAGTCTTCGGCGCCAGCAACGTCTCCAAGATGCTCATG GAAGTCCCGGAAAGCCAAAGAGCCGACGCCGCCAATAGTCTGGTTTATGAGGCCAATGTGCGGCTAAGAGATCCGGTCTATGGTTGCATGGGTGCAATTTCAGCTTTACAACAGCAAGTCCAATCTCTACAAGCTGAACTCAATGCAGTAAGGGCTGAGATACTAAAGTACAAATATAGAGAAGCCAATATCATTCCACCTTCACATATAGCTTTGCTTTCTTCCGGGGCTGTTTCAGTAGCTGCACCACCACCAGCACAGCCACCAGCACAGGCCCCACGGCCGCCGCCTCCACCTCCTCCtattcctcttcctcttcctcttcctcctaACTCCTCTTCCTCCATGTACACCCAACCGTCGAGCTCCGCCGACTATAGCACCATCTCAAGTGAAAATGTCTCCTACTTCGGTTAA